The Cytobacillus firmus genome segment CCGGACAAGGTTTAATGGCAGGCATGAATGCCGGATTGAAATCGCTGGATAAGGAAGAAGTCATTTTAAGCCGTTCAGATGCTTATATTGGCGTCCTGATTGATGACCTTGTAACCAAAGGCACGAACGAGCCTTACCGTCTACTGACTTCAAGAGCGGAATACCGTCTGTTGCTTCGCCATGATAATGCCGACCTGCGTTTAACAGAGCTTGGCCGCAAAGTCGGTCTGATCAGTGAAGAACGCTATGAAAGATTCCAGCTGAAAAAGCAGGCGATAGAAGACGAAAAAGCACGTCTTAAGAGCATCTTCATCAAGCCTGCTTCTGACGTGCAGGAGCTGATCAAAAGCCAGGGCGGAAGCGAGCTGAAAGACGGCATCCGCGCCTCAGATCTGCTGAAGCGTCCGGAAATGACATATGAGCATATCGGGCAGCTCGCTCCGGCTGAAACTGCGCTTGATCCCGATGTAACCGAGCAGGTAGAGATCCAGATTAAGTATGAAGGCTATATTGAAAAGTCCCTTCAGCAGGTAGAGCGTCTTAAGAAAATGGAAAACAAAAAGGTCCCTGAAAACATCGATTATGATGATATTAACGGACTGGCTTCCGAAGCAAGACAAAAGCTGAAGGAAGTAAGGCCGCTGTCTCTCGCACAGGCTTCGCGAATTTCCGGAGTTAATCCTGCAGATATCTCCATTTTGCTTGTTTATTTAGAACAGGGGAGAATTGCACGAGTTTCAGCTGAGTAAAGAGGAAAATCCGATTATGTCAGAGAACGGAAAGGATTACTAAATGAATACCGAACAATTTACTGAAATGCTGGCGGCGAAGGGGATTGCCCTTTCGCCACAGCAATTGCAGCAATATGACACATACTATTCCACGCTGGTGGAATGGAACGAAAAAATGAATTTAACAGCCATTACGGAAAAGGAAGATGTGTATTTAAAGCACTTCTATGACTCCATAAGCGCGGCTTTTTACTTTGACTTCAGCCAGCCGCTAACGGTCTGTGATGTCGGTGCAGGGGCAGGCTTCCCGAGCATACCGATTAAAATTGCTTTTCCTGGTTTACATATTACGATCGTTGACTCGCTTAATAAACGCATCGGTTTTCTGGAGCATCTGGCGAAAAAGCTGGAGCTTGAGAATGTCCGCTTTATCCATGACCGTGCGGAAACCTTTGGCCAGAACAAGGAATACCGTGAGTCTTTTGATGTGGTGACAGCAAGAGCTGTTGCCAGATTATCCGTTTTAAGCGAGCTGTGTCTGCCGCTGGCTAAAACAGGAGGCACATTTGTGGCTATGAAGGGCGCCAGCGCACAGGAAGAACTGGATGCCGGCAAAAAGGCCGTCTCGGTTCTGGGCGGAAGACTTGTGGATTCCCACACGTTCACGCTGCCTGAGGAAGAAAGTGAGCGCAATATTTTAATCATAAAAAAAGAAAAGAGCACTCCTAAAAAGTACCCGCGAAAGCCGGGGACACCCAATAAAACACCAATTGAATAGGGTGCGCAATTTGCCATTGTATGACATAATGGTGTAAACGTTTCGATTTTTCCAGATATTTATATTGCTCCTGTCCGGCAGGATTTGTCATGATGATAGAGAATATGTTATAGGGAGTTTCGTAAAGGTGGTGCAGGGTGATGAAGCATTCTTTCTCACGCTTTTTTGGCCTAGGCGAAAAGGGAGAACAAGTTACAGCGGAAAAACCAGCAGAAGAACAGCTGGATATTGTTGAAGACTTAAGCGACAGAGAAGAAGTTAAGAAAATTCCTATTGATCAAATCGTCCCCAACCGTTTCCAGCCAAGAACGGTATTTGATGATGAAAAAATAGAAGAGCTTTCCCGGACGATCCATACACATGGAATCATCCAGCCAATCGTCGTACGGGAATTTGAGGATGGCCAGTTTGAAATCATAGCCGGTGAGCGCAGATACCGGGCCATGAAAAAACTGGGCTGGGAAGAAGCTCCGGCTATTGTCAAAAATCTCAGCGATACCGAAACGGCTTCAGTAGCTTTAATTGAAAATCTTCAAAGGGAAGAATTATCCCCGATTGAAGAAGCTGTTGCCTACGGAAAACTTTTAGAGCTGCATAGCCTGACACAGGAGGCATTGGCACAGCGCCTTGGAAAAGGCCAGTCAACCGTTGCCAACAAGCTTCGGCTGCTGAAATTGCCGCAGCCTGTCCAGGAAGCATTGTTAAACAAATTAATTACAGAGCGGCATGCCCGTTCACTCATCCCGCTGAAGGACCCGGAGAAGCAGGTCGCCCTGCTGCAGGAGATTGTGGAAAAGAATCTCAATGTGAAGCAGACGGAAGACCGGGTTGTCAAAATTCTTGAACAGAAAAATCCAAAGCCGAAGCCGAAACGAAAGGCTTTCAGCAAGGATATGAGAATTGCGGTCAACACGATCAGGCAATCTCTATCCATGGTTTCTGACAGCGGCATTAATCTTGATTCCGAAGAAGAAGAATTTGATGAATTTTATCAAATCACGATCAAGATCCCTAAAAAGAAATAATTTTTTCACGCGAGAAATAAAGCGGGGGCTCCCTGTTTTATTTTTCGCGTTTTTTTTGAAGGACGATAAAAAGACTATTAGAATCTTCTTATTTTTTGCAAAAAAAATATTCTGCCCTGTTTTTCGTGATAAAATAGACTACGTGATTTAACGATATGAATGAATTCACAGATAGATAGATTGGAATATTGATAGATGAAAGCAGGTGATACTGTGGGCAAGATTATAGCCGTTGCGAACCAGAAAGGCGGAGTCGGCAAAACGACCTCTTCCGTCAATCTTGGCGCATGCCTGGCATACATAGGCAAGAAAGTGCTGCTGGTCGACATTGATCCGCAGGGCAATGCCACAAGCGGAATCGGCATTGAAAAAGCGGATGTCGATCATTGCATTTATGACGTCCTCGTGGATGATGTGGAAGCATCAAAGGTCATTAAACCCACTTCGGTAGAGAACTTATACGCCATCCCGGCAACCATTCAGCTGGCAGGCGCAGAAATTGAACTGGTGCCGACGATCTCACGGGAAGTCAGATTAAAGAGGGCTCTTGAGGAAGTAAAAGGAAACTTTGATTATGTGATTATTGACTGTCCTCCTTCCCTCGGATTACTGACAATTAATTCGCTTACCGCTTCAGATGCCGTAATCATACCCGTGCAGTGCGAGTACTATGCACTGGAAGGGCTGAGCCAGCTTCTGAACACTGTCCGCCTTGTGCAGAAGCATCTGAACCATGATTTGAAAATCGAAGGCGTTCTGCTGACAATGCTTGATGCCCGGACAAATCTCGGCATTCAGGTCATTGAAGAAGTGAAAAAATATTTTCAGGATAAAGTCTATAAAACAATCATCCCCCGCAATGTGCGGCTGGGAGAGGCTCCGAGCCATGGAGAACCTATCATTACTTATGATCCGAAGTCACGCGGAGCTGAAGTATATTTAGAACTGGCAAAGGAAGTGGTTTCAAATGGCTAAAGGTCTGGGAAAAGGTCTGAATGCTTTTTTCAATAATGCTGAAACCGAAAGTGAAGAAACCGTACAGGAAGTAAAAATAAAGGACATTCGTCCAAACCCTTATCAGCCGCGCAAGGTGTTTGAAAAGGAAGCCATCGAGGAATTGAAGCAATCCATCCTTGAACATGGAATTCTGCAGCCGATCATCGTCCGCAAAAGCATCAAGGGCTATGAAATTGTTGTCGGAGAGCGCCGCTACCGGGCAGCAAAAGAAGCCAGCCTGGAGAAAGTTCCTGTTGTTGTAAGAGAACTGACTGAACAGCAGATGATGGAGCTCGCTGTGCTTGAAAATCTGCAGCGTGAAGACCTGACGCCGATTGAAGAAGCGGCTGCCTACCAGCTGCTGATGGAGAAGCTCAAGGTGACACAGGAGGAATTGGCCAAGCGCCTGGGAAAAAGCCGGCCGCATATTGCCAACCATATTCGCCTGCTATCCCTTCCACCGACCATACAAGGACTGATTTCAGAAGGCAAAATTTCCATGGGACACGGAAGGGCGCTATTGGGGCTGCGAAAAAAGAAAAGCTGCAGGCGCTTGTTGAAAAAACAGTTAAAGACGGCTTAAATGTCCGTCAGCTTGAACAGCTGATTCAGCAGCTGAACGATGTTTCACGTGAAACGAAAAAGCCGGCAGTCCAAAAGGATATCTTCATTAAGGAACGCGAATCCTCCCTCAGGGAACGCTTCGGGACGACCGTCCATATTAAACAGACCAAAAACAAAGGGAAAATTGAGATTGAATTTTTCTCAAAAGAAGATTTGGAACGCATTATGGAGCTTTTAGAAACACATCAGTAAGCCATCTTTATGATGGTTTATTTTTTTACAGGATTTTATAAAAAAGGATTGTAGGCTCAGGCCATTCGTGGTAATTTTAATAGAAAATAATTCGCATTGCGAAATAATAAGGTGAAGAGTATGTTTCTACTGGGTACACTTGTGAATGGATTATTGATTATTATTGGAACACTGCTCGGGAAATTGCTCCATCGCATTCCCGAAAATATGAAGGGCACTGTCATGCATGCA includes the following:
- the noc gene encoding nucleoid occlusion protein, which encodes MKHSFSRFFGLGEKGEQVTAEKPAEEQLDIVEDLSDREEVKKIPIDQIVPNRFQPRTVFDDEKIEELSRTIHTHGIIQPIVVREFEDGQFEIIAGERRYRAMKKLGWEEAPAIVKNLSDTETASVALIENLQREELSPIEEAVAYGKLLELHSLTQEALAQRLGKGQSTVANKLRLLKLPQPVQEALLNKLITERHARSLIPLKDPEKQVALLQEIVEKNLNVKQTEDRVVKILEQKNPKPKPKRKAFSKDMRIAVNTIRQSLSMVSDSGINLDSEEEEFDEFYQITIKIPKKK
- the rsmG gene encoding 16S rRNA (guanine(527)-N(7))-methyltransferase RsmG, translating into MNTEQFTEMLAAKGIALSPQQLQQYDTYYSTLVEWNEKMNLTAITEKEDVYLKHFYDSISAAFYFDFSQPLTVCDVGAGAGFPSIPIKIAFPGLHITIVDSLNKRIGFLEHLAKKLELENVRFIHDRAETFGQNKEYRESFDVVTARAVARLSVLSELCLPLAKTGGTFVAMKGASAQEELDAGKKAVSVLGGRLVDSHTFTLPEEESERNILIIKKEKSTPKKYPRKPGTPNKTPIE
- a CDS encoding ParA family protein translates to MGKIIAVANQKGGVGKTTSSVNLGACLAYIGKKVLLVDIDPQGNATSGIGIEKADVDHCIYDVLVDDVEASKVIKPTSVENLYAIPATIQLAGAEIELVPTISREVRLKRALEEVKGNFDYVIIDCPPSLGLLTINSLTASDAVIIPVQCEYYALEGLSQLLNTVRLVQKHLNHDLKIEGVLLTMLDARTNLGIQVIEEVKKYFQDKVYKTIIPRNVRLGEAPSHGEPIITYDPKSRGAEVYLELAKEVVSNG